The genomic stretch TAGTATATGTGAAAATGTTCAGTGAAAAcagactttccttttctttttaccaGTGGGAACTGAATTTTTTCTAGTTATTGGGATCGACGTATATGTTATGACAAACAATTCCTACAAGACTTGCAATTTTTAGTTTTGGATAAACTAGGTTTTAGATGATTCACATTGTGAAATTGGTTTACTAattttttctaattatttttgcAATGCATTAAAGACATACATGGAAATGAAGTAAGCAAGTGCATTTGACGGGACACTGATCCTTCATTAGAACTAGAAACACCCATAGATTAATCCAACACAAAGAATGCTTATGGGGAATCCTTCATATAGTACTGCTACATTGAAAGCCTACTTATCTTGTAGTCAGTCATGTATGTATTTTCATGCCCACATCATTTGTAGAGTTTGGACATCCAGATAACTCTTTAATTACTGATTAAATATTACTCCAAGATAAATGAAACACATCTCATACACATACTCTGTATATATATAGTGCATAATAAAGGACAATATATACGTACATCACCAAACATACAACATTGAAAAGTAACAATCCTAAAGCTAGCTTGTGACCAACAAGATCACATTCAAACATAAAAATATCACACCATAATACACAAGCACATAACGTTTTTATTACAGGGGCGACAGTGATGCAGTCCGATCATGGCTTGGTCTCTGGCTCTGGGTAGTGGCTCTCGGGTTTCGGCGGCAGCTCATGCTCTGGTACCTCCGGCACGTCCGGGTGGGGCAGCTCCGGCTTTGGTAGCTCTGGCACCGTGGGGTGAGGAGGCAGCTCAGGCTTCGGCAGCTCCGGCACGGCGGGGTGCTCCGGCACCTCTGGCTTCGGCAGCTCTGGAACGGCGGGGTGAGGAGGGAGCTCGGGCTTCGGCAACTCCGGCACTTCGGGGTGCGCAGGCACCTCAGGCTTCGGCAGCTCAGGCACGGTGGGATGAGGTGGCAGCTCAGTCTTCGGCAGCTCGGGTACGGCGGGGTGCTCCGGCAGCTCCGGCACCGTGGGGTGCGGCGGCAGCTCGGGCTTTGGCAGCTCCGGCACGGCAGGGTGTGGGTACTCCTCCTTGGGTGCCACCTCCTCCagcacccgcgccgcgccgctcatGCCGCTGCACGAGAGCAGCAGCGCCATGAGGAGAACAAGGGAAGCCATGGTGCTCCTGGCAGCCATGACTGGATCGATGCTTAACACTTGTGAGCTTTTCTGTGCCTCGAGTCTCAGTATGTAGAGCGAACTAGATCGTTGTGTGATGgctgggaggggaggggagcatGGTATTTGTAGTGCAAAACGCATGTCCTGTAACCACGATCGATCAGGTGAGCGTTTACGTCCTGGAGCATCTTGTATTTTGGTAGCAGCTGGTAGGTCATCTGCATCTTTGGGTGGTTAAAATTTTGTCCTCGATTCGTGTCCTCGTGATCTCCCTCCTGACCCCTGCTTGCGTATGATTTAGTTGGTTGGGAATACACTGATATCTGATCGATCTGGTTGGTTGAAGCACTACATGTTTTTTGGCAACACGTGTGCGATTTATCTAATTGACCCGTATGTGTTTGGCCAGCAGATGATGCAAAGGACGTGCAAATGTCAAGGACAGATTGAGATTTGTACAAGCATGAGCTATAAAGTCCACGCTGATGAGATGTGTGGTTCGGAAGCAGTTCTGAAGTTAGTTGAAAATGACTAGTGACGTGTGAAATGTCCAAAGGGGCCTTGCTTCTCATTTTTGGCCTGGCCATTTTTCAAATAACTTACGTCAGTTTACATGCACTGATATGGTAGCATAGAGAAGAAGGCTTAGTTGTTTTGCTTCCCTCAGTTGCTTTAGAACATTATTTCTCAGAGAATCAATATTGAGGCATGCATGTTCCAAGATACGTGTTGGGcggcatgcatatgcatgctcaAAGATACGAGTTGGGCGTGGTGATTTGAATTGTCAGAGAAATATATTTTGGGCTCTTGAAAATAAAATTCAATTGTTTGATAACTGCTTTTGCATTTTGTTCATCAGGGCAACATTTTAATAATTAACTGGTAATAACATGTGCtgttatttattatttaatttGGCCTCAGTGATAATATATATGTGGAGACATTATTTCATCAAAGCTGAAATCTTTTATCGACAAAAGTATTTGTAAATAAAATGCtttgtatttctttttttatcttttgaTAAAAAGAGAAAGTGGAGTGGCATTTGTTTTTGATAAAAAGAGAAAGTGGAGTGGCATTTGTTTCCCACAGAACTCTTTACTGTTTTGGAAAAACTTGTGTACCTGAATTTTTGTTCTTTTGAAACAGATTAGGTTGTAGATAGTTGGACTCGAAACTGAACTACCAACTTTATTTCTTTGTTTGTGTCGGTAATGCATTAAGAACATGCTTAAATGACATGAATTTTGATAAGGTTTATGGAAATGGAACAAAGGAAGGACAATCACATGTCTAAGAATGAACCCCTTTAATGTATCAACACAAGCAGCTACGTAGAAAACATAAGGTATTTAATTCATCATAGTGGTTCTAAATTCAAGGCTGTGACACATACATTTTCAGCCACATATTTAACATATGCATACCTTGTGCACAACTAATTTGGAGATTTCATTGTTTACTCCCATGGTTTGAAATTATGAGTATTTTTGTTTCATTAGGATAACCCTTTGATCAATAATTTCTCTATTATAGTACATGATTTTTGTGACAGGAACTGATGTCATTTAATTCGTAAACATACTTTCTTAGTAGTATACTTTTGTACcatataaataaaataacaatAGTGTAACTGTGGGCCAAATTCAGCCCTAACAAAACGAAGTACGCCTTGAAATTACAAATGGAAGGATTATATAATAAGAGACCATAATAATGTAATGAAAAAATACGTGTATATATATCATACGCCAAAAGCAATACACGGGTAACATCATCAACCGACAAATCAAAGGAGCACAACGTACAACCCTGAACGTCAGGCTCCTACTGCAACATCAGATACACACAAGTACAGAACGTATTTTACTACTGGGGAAACACGGGTGTAGCTCGATCATGGCTTGGCCTCTGGCACCGGGTAGTGGCCCTCCGGCTTCGGCACCTCCGGCACGTGAGGCGCTTCTGGCTTTGGCAGCTCCGGTACTTCGGGGTGAGGCGGCAGTTCAGGCTTCGGCAGCTCCGGGTGCGGCAGCTCGGGCTTCGGCACCTCCGGGTGCGGCAGCTCTGGCTTTGGTACTTCAGGCACGGCGGGGTGCGGCAGCTCGGGCTTCGGCACCTCTGGTACGTGAGGGTGTGGCAGCTCCGGCACGGCTGGGTGTGGCAGCTCCGGCTTGGGAACCTCTGGCACAGGGTGAGGGATCTCCGGCTTTGGGTGCTCCGGCACGGTGGGGTGCGGTGGCAGTTCAGGCTTGGGCAACTCCGGCAAGGTAGGGTGCGGTGGCAGTTCAGGCTGCTTCGGGTGCTCTGGCTCGGTGGGGTGCGGTGGCAGTTCAGGCTTTGGGTGCTCTGGCACGGTAGGGTGTGGAGGCAGCTCAGGCTTTGGGAGCTCCGGCACGGTGGGGTGCGGCGGCAGCTCTGGCTTGGGGATCTCCGGCACGGTAGGGTGCGGCGGGTACTCAGGCTTCGTCTCCTCCAGGTACCGAGCCGCGCTGCTCATGGAGCTGCAAGCGATGAGCAGCACTGCCATGAGAAAGGCGAGGGAGGACATGGTTTTCTTGGAAACCATGTCGAATGGCTTGTGCTTTCTCAGCTGCGATCTCTGTGTGTATCAGTGTGAGCTAGTTCTtttgtgatgttgtgatggctGGAAGGGAAGAGGAGCCCTCTATTTATAGTTGCGAAGCAAGGcttgctgcatgcatgcatgggtgtGCTTGCAGGAGTCTTCTGGTCTTGGGTGCCTGGTAGCGGTAGGTCATCTGCATTTTTTCCTCCTGAAACCTCTAGACTCTAGGTTATCTTCTCGATTTAATTAGTTTCCATGCAATCTCTACTACCAGTGTCAGGTTTAATCAGTTGAGAATACTCTGAAACATGCGTACGTGATCTGGTTGGTGGATGCTTTACTTTTACAAGCGTAGTTTCTGTTGGTGCTAGGTGACATGTGTGCTACACGTCTTCTGTGGTTAGGCTACCAAATGTACTACCGCAAAGTGACACCGTGCATGTGAAGAACAGCAGATAGCTGAGATACAGAGAGCAATGTGAAAACCAAGCTGACGAAACGATTGGTTTTGGTAGTTCCAGATAGGGTTGACAACGACGACGGCACTAGAATAAGGTAGGAATGAACTTGCAACGTATGCAGTCACAGTACGTAGCAGGACATGAACCAGAAAAGGAGTTAATAGCTAGCTTATCTCTCTGACTGAGATGCCATTTACTCGAATGGTCAAGTACACAGAGTCCTTGCAGATCATCTGACAATAAAACGGAGTGGCAGTTCAGCTGCTTCGAGTACGTGGTAGTAGGTTCTGGTCGTTTTCGTCATCCTTTTTAGAAGCTTGTTTCAGATGCCTGCGATATCGAGTTGCTGAAGTCCAACTGATGACCCGGTTGACGATCTCTGCTACAAATTAAAAGAGGTGATGGAGCACGCTTTCGCGTAGCAGCGTTCAGGCGTTAGGTCACCGGTGCAGTACGGTGTGAATGGAGATGTATAGCTGGGCTCGTCCTTCTTAAGGCTCAGGAAGCCAGGAACACCGGCCGACACGTCGTCAAGAAGGACCAGTGTGAGGAGATATGTCAGCTGACATGATGATATATCGGCACAGGAGAGTTGTTGGGATGCGAAATCAGAGCAGAAAATGATCGCATGTCTAACAGTGTTGAATTTGCTGCAGACACACTTGCTTCCGTTGCTTGCATGTTGAGTTAATTGTGGTTGATAGGCCATCGGCATGGCCGTCTTGGAAAATAGGAGCACGTAGCGCACAACCGTGAACCGCCCTGCCAAATGTCACTTCACTACGGCTCCGAAAGAAAGGAAACCACAGCCAGTGGGAAAAAAATACAGCTGGGGCGACTTGGACTCAACTCACACCCCACCTACTACTCCTGGTCCGTGCATCACCAGAGACGTACACCGCCGACCACCGATCGACGCTCCTGCTGTACTCGCTCGCACGGACAATTTGGAAAGTGGGATCGATCGAGCCTCTCGGCCTCTCTGGTGTGAGTCCGTTGATTTTTATTGACTTGGCCATTGGGCCTTCGCGCTTCACCTATGGGCTACGACTGCCGAGCGCTTGGCATGGCCCAAGAAAAACAATACCACACAGCAGACACAGGGTCATCTTTCTTCTCACGCTTGTCGTTTTGCTCATCGTCCATGGCGCCCGACGCCGTGCTCGGCAGAAAAACGGATGGGTAGAGGCAAGGACCAGTGTCCAGAGGTGTAAGAGGGGTAGTGGGCTAGCACACCAgtagctggggcggccgccccaCCGTAGCTCCGCCCCTGACTACAGCTAGTTACCAGTAGTTAATAATCAGATGTGCTACAAAATCTTTAGATAATCTCTCTGTTTTTACAAAGTGCTCATGTATATGTCACATTTTGTAATTCTTGACCATCGATTAGTGTCCCATTATATTATTTTGGTGACATAAATTGGTTGAGAGTGTTATATTCATATTTGATGACACTTCTCATACTAAATGAGTTCTCAAAAATATCATCACAAAGAACATGAGTTGAAAGAATGCCATCCCAATGCGTCTTTTTCAGTTGCAAAACACCATTCTGTCATGTTTTCCATCACCAACAAACATTAGAGAACTATTTGGATGGAGAAGCTTTTAGAATATCAATACTACCCTAATTTTCATCTTGTTCCTCTTTGCATTGCGGTTTTATTTTACTAGTTTTGccaaaaaaatagaaattcTACAAAACTTGGGtcttttaaaatctttttagaTGGATTAAAATAATTAAATTTTCTTAGGTGAGGTTAGCACCTCTAAAACAAaataatcttttttttaataattttggAAACTTCTAACATATTTATATAAGGCTTGAAATCACTTCAAACTGCTGTTAGATACCTCCTAAATAAAGATAAAAGTAGTGGCAGTCCACATGCAAAGATAGAAAGGAGGAATACGGGTAGCCATGTGTATGGTATTTGCAACTCAAGACACTTTGTGATGTCATTCTTCAACTTATGTTATTTGTTATGATATTTTCCAACTCCATAGCTCTTTTATGATGGTACTCAGAATATTAATCCATAGACAGATTGTATCATATAACGGACTAATAACCAAAGCTCAATCCTGAAGAACTAGAACTTCAGTTCGTACCATGTCATATATTTATCCAATCAAATTAAAGGATCGATTTATTTGGAATGCTGATCGTTAAATTTATACTGAGACAACTAACAATAACTGGAACTGAAATGACGAGTCGGCAAAGATCTATAGTGACTCATGGTTGGTTGATAATTGGTATAGCGGCTTTTACCAACTCCAACATAGTTGGTGATATGAGGCTGTGGTATTGTGGATTCGGTGAGAGCGTGCATTGAATGATATTAATGTATATTTCCCAATGAATTGATCTGTTTTGGAGAGATTGGTGTTAATTTAGCTATAGAGTAATTAAAgaggacaaaaaaaaagatgggtAAGACCTCAAACCATTACATTTTAGATGAGAACAAAGTTACTCAAACCTTGCTGAAGCTACATAACTACCGTAAGATCTTACAATAGAGAGTAGTTCATTAATTTGATGGTATTAAAAATAATGGCCACGAAGTAAATGTCTTATTCATGTTTGTCCACATGTTTCTGCAATAATAGCCGCAACAACGGCCAAATTTCATGAATAAAACGAAGAGAGCTTAGgaggtctttttttttcctagcaTTCAATGGACACATGTAATGCATTCGTCCATGACTTCAATGAAATTCTGAAATCCATGCATTTGTTCGGTAATTCAGGGTCGAACTCGATATGAATGGTTTGACAGAAATACGTAGATATACAAACGAATCCATTTATTTATACACATGGATCTCGGCCAGAACACACAGAGATCACAGTCACGGCCGGATTAGATGGCATGGCGATGCACATACATCGCTCACGCTCCAAATCTGATATGCTAGCTATACAATATCGTCAATTACCCAGCACGCATGCATGTGTGTCACACGAATGAGCAAATTACAATAGAAAATAATGTCTAGAGCGCTGT from Setaria italica strain Yugu1 chromosome II, Setaria_italica_v2.0, whole genome shotgun sequence encodes the following:
- the LOC101763867 gene encoding pollen-specific leucine-rich repeat extensin-like protein 1 → MVSKKTMSSLAFLMAVLLIACSSMSSAARYLEETKPEYPPHPTVPEIPKPELPPHPTVPELPKPELPPHPTVPEHPKPELPPHPTEPEHPKQPELPPHPTLPELPKPELPPHPTVPEHPKPEIPHPVPEVPKPELPHPAVPELPHPHVPEVPKPELPHPAVPEVPKPELPHPEVPKPELPHPELPKPELPPHPEVPELPKPEAPHVPEVPKPEGHYPVPEAKPSATKIQDAPGRKRSPDRSWLQDMRFALQIPCSPPLPAITQRSSSLYILRLEAQKSSQVLSIDPVMAARSTMASLVLLMALLLSCSGMSGAARVLEEVAPKEEYPHPAVPELPKPELPPHPTVPELPEHPAVPELPKTELPPHPTVPELPKPEVPAHPEVPELPKPELPPHPAVPELPKPEVPEHPAVPELPKPELPPHPTVPELPKPELPHPDVPEVPEHELPPKPESHYPEPETKP